One genomic window of Bradyrhizobium sp. B124 includes the following:
- a CDS encoding tetratricopeptide repeat protein yields the protein MRERISHALGRDSDEQTLRDTLKQQPDNIDAAIPLARALLARKSPDEALDVLDTVLLAVPGDLRALNAKGVVLDHEGRHHEAQALYRQALQTEPANLMLRNNLKLSLALDGKPATGNASLQPQTDGGHALDRSR from the coding sequence ATGCGCGAACGCATTTCGCACGCTCTCGGTCGGGATTCTGATGAGCAGACTCTGCGCGATACGTTGAAGCAACAACCGGACAACATCGATGCGGCGATTCCTCTTGCGCGGGCCCTCTTGGCGCGCAAATCCCCGGATGAAGCGCTTGATGTGCTTGATACCGTGTTACTGGCAGTCCCCGGCGACCTGCGCGCGCTGAATGCCAAGGGTGTCGTGCTCGATCACGAGGGCCGCCATCACGAGGCGCAAGCGCTCTACCGCCAAGCTCTCCAAACAGAACCCGCAAATCTGATGTTGCGCAACAATCTCAAATTGTCGCTCGCACTTGATGGGAAGCCGGCGACCGGGAACGCCAGTCTACAACCGCAAACGGACGGCGGGCACGCGTTGGACCGATCGAGGTAG